A genomic window from Algoriphagus sp. Y33 includes:
- a CDS encoding 6-bladed beta-propeller, whose protein sequence is MYKALTICFCIFLSCNRKQDVTGVLNLTEIDPISDTLLITKLIPLASTQSNLLGSYLNVKYNNDCIWILGKDNSDAIHGFNWKGESIGYVAERGEAPGQLFNLLDFSLEGDEIIALSNLGDEIKISNYSSDNSLLAQTQYPFNCFTFWKNEEGGYLLYSGYNKVAGEYRLLSIDSSGTVLNKHLKNNFNENMIPLSEPSFFKGDGEILFRESFKPAVYTMTADGPDLKYELNFGELRVPDSYWEMDAISGFEMIDQNGFANIEFVAENSHYAIFDVFIQKEGEIWKEIVILYKDSKKVRKIKVATEINGHLLTPIGLENDTILFISYAPYLVQNRRNLNLSQEALTIIDTINEEDNPAIIYAQIPSL, encoded by the coding sequence ATGTACAAAGCACTTACAATCTGTTTTTGCATATTTCTTTCCTGCAACAGAAAGCAAGATGTGACTGGGGTTTTGAACCTAACTGAGATTGATCCAATTTCAGATACGCTATTAATTACAAAGTTAATACCCCTTGCTTCAACTCAGTCAAATCTCCTAGGTTCATATCTCAATGTAAAGTATAACAATGATTGTATTTGGATCTTGGGCAAAGACAATTCTGATGCAATCCATGGTTTCAATTGGAAAGGTGAGTCAATCGGATATGTTGCAGAAAGAGGAGAAGCCCCAGGACAGCTGTTTAATTTATTGGACTTTTCACTTGAAGGGGATGAAATAATAGCCCTTTCTAACCTTGGTGATGAAATAAAAATTTCCAATTATTCAAGTGATAATAGTTTGTTGGCACAAACTCAATATCCTTTCAATTGCTTTACTTTCTGGAAAAACGAAGAGGGTGGGTACTTATTATATTCTGGTTATAATAAGGTGGCTGGAGAATACCGGTTATTATCAATCGATTCCAGCGGTACTGTTCTCAATAAGCATCTCAAGAATAATTTTAACGAGAATATGATACCTCTAAGTGAACCCTCATTTTTTAAAGGGGATGGAGAAATTTTATTTAGGGAGTCATTCAAGCCAGCAGTATATACAATGACTGCTGATGGGCCTGATCTAAAATATGAACTTAACTTTGGAGAATTGAGAGTCCCAGACTCGTATTGGGAAATGGATGCTATATCTGGGTTTGAAATGATTGACCAAAATGGTTTTGCAAATATTGAATTCGTAGCTGAAAACAGTCACTATGCTATTTTTGATGTCTTTATTCAAAAAGAAGGTGAGATTTGGAAAGAAATTGTTATCCTATATAAGGATTCAAAAAAAGTTAGAAAAATTAAAGTAGCCACAGAAATTAATGGGCATCTATTGACGCCAATAGGATTAGAAAATGATACGATACTATTCATTAGCTATGCACCATACCTAGTTCAAAATAGACGAAATTTGAATCTTTCTCAGGAAGCCTTAACTATTATTGACACTATTAATGAAGAAGATAACCCAGCTATCATTTATGCTCAAATCCCTAGTCTATAA
- a CDS encoding BF3164 family lipoprotein, whose protein sequence is MKYLPSAKKTPALVESGPNDSTFTVYSSMSKTLTDFSLTDTSLLGIHQYKQPEGLYEVYRMFHATDSTVLGLKSIDPNRLVEISLKDGKRVAGYGTWEKIPDADHLIDYSDPIINYHLGQINKGWFKANRKLGLFVTAGVYRDKIEIFDYNDKKFTIVEGPRVELPKFEIVQGGANSSVIFDIENKYGHRDIYIDEKYIYNLYGGFNEQEIFETNEVAKTIYILTHSGDVVGKLNLDISIRGLVVDSNLKKIYGITTDEDPGIAVFELPEEFL, encoded by the coding sequence ATGAAATATTTACCTTCTGCAAAAAAAACACCGGCTTTGGTGGAATCTGGGCCTAATGACTCAACGTTTACAGTTTATAGTAGTATGAGCAAGACGCTCACCGATTTTTCACTCACTGATACATCTTTGTTGGGCATTCATCAATACAAGCAGCCAGAAGGGTTGTATGAAGTGTATAGAATGTTTCATGCAACGGATAGTACTGTGTTGGGACTAAAGTCCATTGACCCAAACCGGCTGGTGGAAATTTCTTTAAAGGATGGGAAAAGGGTAGCGGGCTACGGGACATGGGAGAAAATCCCTGATGCGGATCACTTGATTGATTACAGCGATCCTATAATAAATTATCATCTGGGGCAAATTAATAAAGGATGGTTCAAAGCAAATAGAAAACTAGGACTGTTTGTCACCGCAGGTGTGTATCGGGATAAGATAGAAATATTTGACTATAATGATAAAAAATTTACGATAGTTGAGGGGCCAAGGGTAGAACTGCCAAAATTTGAAATTGTACAAGGTGGGGCAAATTCATCTGTGATTTTTGATATAGAAAACAAATACGGTCATCGGGATATTTATATAGATGAAAAATACATATATAATCTATACGGTGGGTTTAACGAACAGGAAATTTTTGAGACAAATGAAGTTGCCAAAACCATCTATATTCTAACTCATTCCGGTGATGTAGTGGGAAAGTTAAATCTAGATATATCCATAAGAGGATTGGTCGTAGACTCAAATCTTAAGAAAATCTATGGGATTACTACGGATGAAGATCCCGGGATAGCTGTTTTTGAGCTTCCTGAAGAGTTTTTGTAA
- a CDS encoding GNAT family N-acetyltransferase has translation MQEPVNYMIRNTLQPGDLGQVAALHGKVYSEEHDFGLGFEAYVMESLLEFYWAYNLKKDRVWVVESEGKMIGFVLLMHRPANSAQLRYFILAKEFRGLGIGSRLMKEWMEFYKEANYEAAYLYTTSGLDAAVSLYERMGFRKISEMKSMNFGVPMLEQYYELITHPKK, from the coding sequence ATGCAAGAGCCTGTCAATTACATGATCAGAAATACACTCCAGCCCGGTGATCTAGGGCAGGTGGCTGCCTTGCATGGTAAAGTCTATTCCGAAGAACATGACTTTGGATTGGGTTTTGAAGCCTATGTCATGGAAAGCTTGCTGGAGTTCTATTGGGCGTACAATTTGAAAAAGGATCGCGTATGGGTGGTGGAGAGTGAAGGAAAAATGATAGGTTTTGTATTACTTATGCATCGCCCGGCAAATAGCGCTCAGTTGCGGTATTTTATTTTGGCAAAGGAGTTTCGTGGACTGGGAATAGGAAGCAGGCTGATGAAAGAGTGGATGGAGTTCTACAAGGAAGCTAACTACGAAGCTGCTTATTTGTACACTACATCAGGGCTGGATGCCGCAGTCAGTTTGTATGAAAGAATGGGTTTTCGTAAGATCAGCGAAATGAAATCGATGAATTTTGGAGTGCCAATGCTGGAACAGTATTATGAGTTAATCACCCATCCGAAAAAATAA
- a CDS encoding bifunctional 4-hydroxy-2-oxoglutarate aldolase/2-dehydro-3-deoxy-phosphogluconate aldolase has protein sequence MKFSQSDMLQAMSDTGMIPVFNHADIEVAKGVLNASYKAGIRVFEFTNRATNSLEVFRELCTYASRYPDMVMGIGTIFTTEDANVFIDAGADFIVSPALIPELAVFCNSKEVFWIPGCATMSEIFQAKKLGATLVKAFPGNVVGSAFVAAAKSVYPELHVMPTGGVEPTEENLKEWFDAGVYCVGMGSQLFKKDWIKNQQFDLLENKIADTLQVIKKIK, from the coding sequence ATGAAATTTTCACAAAGTGACATGTTACAAGCCATGAGTGACACAGGAATGATCCCTGTGTTCAATCATGCAGATATAGAAGTGGCAAAAGGAGTTCTTAATGCATCCTATAAGGCTGGAATTCGCGTGTTTGAATTCACCAACCGGGCGACAAACTCCCTAGAGGTGTTCAGAGAGCTTTGCACATACGCATCCAGGTATCCCGATATGGTCATGGGTATCGGCACCATCTTCACCACCGAAGATGCAAATGTCTTTATAGATGCAGGAGCAGATTTTATCGTTTCTCCGGCTTTGATCCCGGAACTGGCTGTGTTTTGCAATTCAAAGGAAGTTTTTTGGATTCCCGGATGTGCTACCATGTCCGAGATATTTCAGGCAAAAAAATTAGGAGCAACCTTGGTCAAAGCTTTTCCCGGAAACGTCGTGGGCTCAGCATTTGTGGCAGCCGCCAAGTCTGTCTATCCTGAGCTTCATGTCATGCCCACAGGTGGTGTAGAGCCTACCGAGGAAAACCTCAAGGAATGGTTTGATGCAGGAGTGTATTGCGTGGGGATGGGTTCACAACTTTTCAAGAAAGACTGGATCAAAAATCAGCAATTTGATTTGCTGGAGAATAAAATTGCGGATACACTTCAAGTGATAAAAAAAATCAAGTAA
- a CDS encoding sugar kinase, with amino-acid sequence MNKRIITLGEIMLRLSTPGHERFVNTQSYEVNYGGAEANVAVSLAYWGLSAAHVTSFPDHEIAKAAVSGLRFAGVDTSFIRYNEGRMGVYFVENGAMQRSSKIIYDRFDSAFAQVNVEDFDWETIFEGADWFHWTGITPAISQSAADLCKAAVLAASKLGVKISADINYRRNLWQYGKGPMDIMPELIAPSHLIIAGLTDFENCMGIKETDYLQACEKAKRMCPSLKYVSTTHRDSISASENNLGGVLWNRESLLESKTYEMTHIVDRIGGGDAFMAGLIYGLLNLDDQGALDFAVAASVLKHSIPGDANFVSIDEVNQLVEGKNVGKLLR; translated from the coding sequence ATGAATAAAAGAATAATCACGCTTGGTGAAATCATGCTCCGCCTATCCACTCCGGGGCATGAACGCTTTGTAAACACACAATCCTACGAAGTAAACTACGGGGGTGCAGAAGCAAATGTGGCTGTTTCCCTCGCCTATTGGGGATTATCTGCCGCCCACGTGACTTCATTCCCAGATCACGAAATCGCCAAAGCGGCGGTAAGCGGGCTTAGATTTGCCGGAGTAGACACTTCATTTATTCGCTATAACGAGGGAAGAATGGGGGTCTACTTTGTCGAAAACGGAGCCATGCAGCGCTCCTCAAAAATCATCTATGATCGCTTTGATTCGGCATTTGCCCAAGTCAATGTGGAAGATTTTGATTGGGAAACAATATTTGAAGGTGCGGACTGGTTTCATTGGACAGGAATTACTCCGGCTATTTCCCAATCCGCCGCAGATCTTTGCAAAGCTGCAGTACTCGCCGCTTCTAAACTTGGTGTGAAAATAAGCGCAGACATCAATTACCGCAGAAATCTATGGCAATATGGCAAAGGTCCTATGGACATTATGCCGGAATTGATAGCCCCTTCTCACCTGATTATTGCCGGGCTGACAGACTTCGAAAACTGCATGGGAATCAAAGAGACAGACTACCTGCAAGCCTGTGAAAAAGCAAAAAGAATGTGTCCTTCCCTAAAATATGTTTCAACCACACATCGTGATTCAATCAGTGCTTCTGAAAACAACCTAGGCGGAGTTCTTTGGAATAGAGAATCTTTGCTGGAATCCAAAACCTACGAGATGACCCACATCGTGGATAGAATTGGGGGCGGCGATGCCTTCATGGCAGGGCTGATTTATGGCTTACTTAACCTAGATGATCAGGGCGCATTGGATTTTGCGGTTGCCGCCTCGGTATTGAAGCACTCTATTCCGGGAGATGCAAACTTCGTCTCTATCGATGAGGTCAATCAGCTTGTGGAAGGAAAAAATGTCGGTAAACTTTTACGTTAA
- the carB gene encoding carbamoyl-phosphate synthase large subunit yields MPKDSSIKHVLIIGSGPIVIGQACEFDYAGSQAARSLREEGITVTLINSNPATIMTDPVTADNVYLLPLEKKSIVKILKDHPDIDAVLPTMGGQTALNLAIDCEKGGVWAKYDVKMIGVDIDAIDTAENREKFKALMEKIGVGVCKGATATSFLQGKEIAQEIGFPLIIRASYTLGGAGGAFVETAEDFEKALSAGLQASPVHEVLIEQSILGWKEYELEVMRDNIGNMIVICSIENFDPMGVHTGDSITVAPAMTLPDTTYQRMRNYAITMMNSIGNFAGGCNVQFSVSPDNSEIIGIEINPRVSRSSALASKATGYPIAKVAAKLAIGYNLDELKNSITGTTSAFFEPSIDYVIVKVPRWNFDKFKGADRRLGLSMKSVGEVMGIGRNFQEALQKACQSLEIKRNGLGADGKELRNQDEILYSLANPSWNRLFHIYDAFKLGISFRTIQDLTKIDKWFLKQIEELIHLEKEIGKYKLDTIPVELMDLAKRKGYADRQIAHLFDCLESEVFDKRYKEMGIKRVYKLVDTCAAEFEAKTPYYYSSFGSENESVKSDRKKVVVLGSGPNRVGQGIEFDYSCVHGVLAAKECGYETIMINCNPETVSTDFDIADKLYFEPVFWEHIYEIILHEQPEGVIVQLGGQTALKLAEKLEKYGIKIIGTSFEALDLAEDRGRFSSLLKDLDVPYPEFGTIHNTDEALELCKTIGFPLLVRPSYVLGGQGMKIVINEKELEQHVVDVLRDIPNNEILLDHFLEGAIEAEADAICDGENVYIIGIMQHIEPAGIHSGDSYAVLPPYNLGDLVIRQIETYTEKIALALRTVGLINIQFAIKNDKVYIIEANPRASRTVPFICKAYREPYVNYAVKVMLGEKKVTDFEFKPYKKGYAIKEPVFSFHKFPKVNKELGPEMKSTGEAIYFIDDLMDDYFLKIYAERNLYLSR; encoded by the coding sequence ATGCCTAAAGATAGCAGTATAAAGCACGTTCTCATCATTGGTTCAGGTCCCATTGTCATTGGTCAAGCTTGCGAATTTGATTACGCAGGCTCACAGGCAGCCAGATCACTTCGCGAAGAAGGGATCACTGTCACGCTGATCAATTCGAATCCGGCGACTATTATGACTGATCCTGTCACGGCCGACAATGTCTATTTGCTTCCTTTGGAAAAAAAATCCATCGTTAAAATTCTTAAAGATCATCCGGATATCGATGCAGTTCTTCCTACCATGGGTGGGCAGACAGCCTTGAACCTAGCCATTGATTGCGAAAAAGGCGGTGTTTGGGCTAAGTACGATGTGAAAATGATCGGTGTAGATATAGACGCCATCGATACAGCCGAAAATCGTGAGAAATTCAAAGCCCTGATGGAAAAAATTGGTGTGGGAGTATGTAAAGGAGCTACTGCCACCTCTTTTCTTCAAGGCAAAGAGATCGCCCAAGAAATAGGCTTCCCGCTTATCATCAGAGCTTCATATACTTTAGGAGGTGCCGGTGGAGCTTTTGTGGAAACTGCTGAAGATTTTGAAAAGGCACTTTCAGCAGGTCTTCAGGCCTCCCCGGTTCATGAAGTGTTGATAGAGCAAAGTATCCTTGGCTGGAAAGAATACGAGCTGGAGGTAATGCGTGACAATATCGGCAACATGATCGTGATCTGTTCTATCGAGAACTTTGATCCGATGGGTGTGCACACAGGTGATTCTATCACGGTGGCTCCTGCGATGACCTTGCCTGACACCACATATCAGCGCATGAGAAATTATGCCATCACGATGATGAACAGCATCGGGAATTTTGCAGGAGGATGTAACGTACAATTCTCGGTTAGCCCGGATAACTCAGAAATCATCGGTATCGAGATCAATCCACGGGTTTCCCGATCTTCAGCTTTGGCTTCTAAAGCAACCGGATATCCTATCGCAAAAGTAGCGGCTAAGTTAGCTATAGGTTACAACCTGGATGAATTGAAAAACTCAATTACCGGAACAACTTCGGCATTTTTTGAGCCTTCTATAGATTATGTGATCGTGAAAGTGCCACGCTGGAACTTTGATAAGTTCAAGGGGGCTGACAGGAGATTAGGACTGTCGATGAAGTCAGTAGGAGAGGTGATGGGAATTGGAAGAAACTTCCAGGAAGCACTTCAGAAAGCTTGCCAGTCTCTTGAGATCAAGAGAAATGGTCTTGGGGCAGATGGCAAAGAACTACGTAATCAGGATGAGATTTTGTATTCCTTGGCCAATCCCAGCTGGAACAGACTTTTCCATATCTATGATGCATTCAAGCTTGGGATTTCCTTCCGTACTATCCAGGATCTGACCAAGATCGACAAGTGGTTCTTGAAGCAGATTGAGGAATTGATCCACTTGGAAAAGGAAATAGGGAAATATAAGTTAGATACAATTCCTGTGGAATTGATGGACCTGGCTAAACGTAAAGGCTATGCTGACCGCCAGATTGCGCACCTGTTTGATTGCTTGGAAAGCGAAGTTTTCGACAAGCGATACAAGGAAATGGGCATCAAGCGTGTGTATAAATTGGTGGATACCTGCGCAGCAGAATTCGAAGCTAAGACTCCGTATTATTACTCTTCTTTTGGATCTGAAAATGAATCTGTAAAATCAGACCGTAAAAAAGTAGTAGTACTAGGCTCTGGTCCGAACCGCGTAGGTCAGGGAATTGAATTCGATTACTCTTGTGTACATGGAGTTTTGGCGGCTAAGGAGTGTGGCTATGAGACGATCATGATCAATTGTAATCCGGAGACGGTTTCAACGGACTTTGATATTGCGGATAAACTTTACTTTGAGCCGGTATTCTGGGAGCATATCTACGAGATCATCCTTCACGAGCAGCCTGAGGGTGTGATCGTGCAGCTGGGAGGGCAGACTGCCTTGAAGCTTGCTGAGAAGCTGGAGAAATACGGTATCAAGATTATCGGTACAAGCTTCGAGGCTTTGGATTTGGCTGAAGACAGAGGTAGATTTTCGTCTCTTTTGAAAGATCTGGATGTTCCTTATCCTGAGTTTGGAACGATTCACAATACTGACGAAGCGCTAGAGCTTTGTAAGACGATAGGATTTCCTCTTTTAGTACGTCCCAGCTACGTGTTGGGTGGTCAAGGGATGAAGATCGTGATCAATGAGAAGGAACTGGAGCAGCATGTGGTGGATGTGCTGAGAGATATTCCCAATAACGAGATTCTGCTCGATCACTTTCTGGAAGGGGCTATTGAAGCGGAAGCTGATGCGATTTGTGATGGGGAGAATGTATATATCATCGGAATCATGCAGCATATTGAGCCTGCGGGAATCCACTCAGGTGATTCTTACGCCGTACTTCCTCCATATAACTTGGGAGATTTGGTGATTCGCCAGATCGAAACATACACGGAGAAAATTGCCCTTGCCCTGAGAACTGTCGGATTGATCAATATTCAGTTTGCAATCAAAAACGATAAGGTCTATATCATCGAGGCAAACCCGAGAGCTTCCCGTACAGTGCCGTTTATTTGCAAGGCTTATAGAGAACCTTATGTGAATTACGCCGTAAAGGTGATGTTGGGAGAGAAAAAAGTTACCGATTTTGAATTCAAACCTTACAAGAAAGGTTATGCTATCAAAGAGCCTGTTTTCTCTTTCCATAAATTCCCGAAAGTAAATAAAGAATTGGGTCCTGAAATGAAATCCACCGGTGAAGCGATTTACTTTATCGATGATCTGATGGATGATTATTTCTTGAAAATCTACGCAGAGAGAAATCTGTATCTGAGTAGATAA
- a CDS encoding DUF4834 family protein, whose amino-acid sequence MGGLLKFVVILLGIGWLLGQLIRYFLRSKLAKFAQQVNEVAREEQRAQRHASTPKDEVVVDYVPKRQQEKIHKDIKGGEYVDYEEVKE is encoded by the coding sequence ATGGGCGGATTATTAAAATTTGTAGTTATTCTTTTAGGGATTGGCTGGCTTCTGGGCCAGCTAATCCGATATTTCCTTCGAAGCAAATTGGCTAAGTTTGCCCAGCAGGTGAATGAAGTGGCCAGGGAGGAGCAACGTGCCCAGCGGCATGCTTCTACCCCGAAGGATGAGGTAGTCGTGGATTATGTCCCAAAACGGCAACAAGAAAAGATTCACAAGGATATTAAAGGCGGTGAGTACGTCGATTATGAAGAAGTGAAGGAGTGA
- a CDS encoding class I SAM-dependent methyltransferase, giving the protein MDLTQYHRADFQQFVQDHLTEDPALLLFRHQGKTDFDLKAAVQQISARQKAAKKLPTWTSKPELIFPPSISLEQSSSEQTAEFKARKRKGQLMIDLTGGFGVDSYFLSKHFEKAIYCEQQEELAEIAKHNLDILAPSKFTIATGNGLTFLVQTEHHFDLIYADPARRGKGNQKLYKLADCEPDVVSSWEMMKSKADSILLKVSPMLDISQALSELPDIRKVQVISVKNEVKELLLHWSKSSSEFPLAVEAIDLSGRETCFSFEPSEEEEITSKFGKVDKYLIEPFSAVLKAGAFKTFGERFGLRKLDPNSHLYTSSEVPKEIPARIFQVIQEVQPKKTEIKKLFPSGKVNVITRNYATGSEILKKKLGVKDGGEDFLIGTKTQSGFKVFWCSLAKLE; this is encoded by the coding sequence ATGGATTTGACCCAATATCATCGGGCCGACTTCCAACAATTTGTGCAGGATCATCTTACCGAAGATCCTGCACTTTTGCTTTTTAGGCATCAGGGCAAAACTGATTTTGACCTAAAGGCAGCCGTACAACAGATCTCAGCAAGACAAAAAGCAGCCAAGAAACTTCCTACTTGGACATCCAAACCTGAACTGATCTTCCCCCCTTCTATTTCTTTGGAGCAAAGCTCATCCGAGCAAACTGCTGAATTTAAGGCCAGGAAGAGAAAAGGTCAGCTGATGATAGATCTCACTGGAGGATTTGGAGTGGATAGTTATTTCTTAAGCAAGCATTTTGAAAAAGCCATTTACTGCGAGCAGCAGGAGGAACTGGCGGAGATTGCAAAGCATAATTTAGATATTCTTGCCCCGTCTAAATTCACTATCGCAACAGGTAACGGACTGACCTTTTTGGTTCAGACTGAACACCATTTTGACCTGATCTATGCTGACCCTGCACGTAGAGGAAAAGGCAACCAAAAGCTTTACAAACTGGCGGATTGCGAGCCTGATGTGGTCAGCTCATGGGAAATGATGAAAAGCAAAGCCGACTCGATTTTGTTGAAAGTATCGCCTATGCTGGATATTTCTCAGGCACTCAGTGAGCTTCCTGATATCAGGAAGGTGCAAGTGATTTCCGTAAAAAATGAAGTGAAAGAGTTGCTCTTACACTGGAGCAAAAGCTCTTCGGAATTTCCTTTGGCAGTAGAAGCTATTGATCTGAGTGGCAGGGAAACTTGTTTTTCATTTGAGCCAAGCGAGGAAGAAGAAATTACTTCAAAGTTCGGGAAAGTAGACAAGTATTTGATTGAGCCATTTTCAGCAGTATTAAAGGCTGGGGCATTTAAGACATTTGGAGAACGATTTGGCTTGAGAAAACTAGACCCAAATAGCCACTTGTACACTTCATCTGAAGTTCCGAAAGAAATCCCCGCTAGAATATTCCAAGTGATTCAGGAAGTACAGCCCAAGAAAACTGAGATTAAAAAGTTATTTCCTTCAGGAAAAGTGAATGTAATTACCCGAAATTACGCCACAGGTTCTGAAATTTTGAAGAAAAAACTAGGAGTAAAAGACGGTGGGGAAGATTTTTTGATCGGCACAAAAACCCAAAGCGGATTCAAGGTTTTTTGGTGTAGCTTGGCTAAGCTAGAATAA
- a CDS encoding aspartate-semialdehyde dehydrogenase — MKLAVVGATGLVGSEILEVLAEHNFPFDELLLVASERSVGKQIEYKGKPYTVIGLAEAVSLKPEVAIFSAGGSTSTEWAPKFAEVGTIVIDNSSAWRMDPTKKLIVPEINAKELTKEDKIIANPNCSTIQMVLALEPLRQRYGIKRVVVSTYQSVTGTGKAAVDQMMAERAGETPEMVYPHKIDMNVLPHIDVFQDNGYTKEEMKMIKETKKIFSDDTIQVTATTVRIPTMGGHSEAVNVEFKEDFDLAEVRELLAAAPGVIVQDDPANFIYPMPITAHKKDEVFVGRLRRDESQANTLNMWIVADNLRKGAATNAVQIAEYALANGLI, encoded by the coding sequence ATGAAATTAGCAGTGGTAGGAGCTACCGGCTTGGTAGGCTCAGAAATCCTAGAGGTGCTCGCAGAGCACAATTTCCCTTTTGACGAACTTCTATTAGTCGCCAGCGAGCGATCAGTAGGTAAACAGATCGAATACAAGGGTAAACCCTACACTGTTATCGGTCTTGCTGAGGCTGTTTCATTGAAACCTGAGGTGGCTATTTTTTCAGCTGGCGGGAGCACTTCCACAGAATGGGCTCCTAAGTTTGCTGAAGTAGGTACTATTGTCATCGATAATTCTTCAGCCTGGAGAATGGATCCGACCAAAAAACTGATCGTTCCGGAAATCAACGCAAAAGAACTGACCAAAGAAGATAAGATTATCGCAAATCCAAATTGCTCTACCATCCAAATGGTATTGGCTCTGGAGCCTTTGCGCCAGCGCTACGGCATCAAAAGAGTAGTGGTATCCACTTACCAGTCGGTGACAGGTACGGGCAAAGCGGCAGTGGATCAGATGATGGCTGAGCGTGCAGGCGAAACCCCAGAAATGGTCTATCCGCACAAAATCGACATGAACGTACTTCCCCATATAGATGTGTTCCAGGACAACGGCTATACAAAAGAGGAAATGAAGATGATCAAGGAGACCAAGAAAATCTTCAGTGATGATACAATCCAAGTAACTGCAACTACAGTGAGAATCCCAACTATGGGTGGCCACTCGGAGGCAGTAAACGTGGAGTTCAAAGAAGACTTTGATTTGGCTGAGGTTCGTGAATTGCTGGCTGCAGCTCCGGGAGTAATCGTACAGGATGACCCGGCCAACTTCATCTACCCTATGCCGATCACTGCGCATAAGAAAGACGAGGTATTCGTAGGCCGCTTGAGAAGAGATGAATCTCAGGCGAATACGCTGAATATGTGGATTGTAGCTGACAACCTTAGAAAAGGCGCAGCAACCAATGCAGTACAAATCGCTGAATACGCACTCGCAAACGGCTTGATTTAA